The genomic segment acagacacacacatacacacacacatatatatatatatatatatatatatatatatatatatatatatatatatatatatatatttatacatatatatatatatttatatacatatatatatatatttatacatatatacacgcatgtgtatacacacacacacccacacacacacacacacacacacacacacacacatatatatatatatatatatatatatatatatatatatatatatatatatatatatatttatacatatatatatttatacatatatacacacatgtgtatacacacacacacgaacacacacacacgcaaacacacacacacacacacacacacacacacacacacacacacacacacacacacacacacacacacttatatatatatatatatatatatatatatatatatatatatatgtatatatatacatatatatatatacatatatatatatatgtatatatatatatatatatatgtatatatgtatgtatatatatatatatttatatacatatatatatatatttatatatatatgtatatatatatttatatatatatatatatgtatatatatgtatatatatatatatatatatttatatatatatatatatatatataaatgtacacacacactcatatatatatataatatatatatatatatatatatatatatatatatatatatatatatatacatatatatatgtgtatatatatatagatatatatatgaatatatataaatatatatatatatatatatatatatatatatatatatatatatatatatatatatatatttatatatatatatatatatatacacacatgtgtatacacgcacacgcacacacacacacacacagacacacacacacacacacacacacacacacacacacacacacacacacacacacacacacacacacacatacacacacacacacacacacacacacacacacacacacacacacacacacacacacacatatataaatatatataaatatatatatataaatatatatatatagatatatatatgtgtgtatctttatatatatatttatatatatatatatacatatatatgtatttttatatatatttatatatatatttatatatattaatatatatgaatatatatatatatatatatatatatatatatatatatatatatatatatatattcatacatatatacacacatgtgtaaacacgcacacgcacacacacacacacacacacacacacacacacacacacacacacacacacacacacacacacacacacacacacacacacacacacacacacacacaacacacaacacgcacacacgcacacgcacacacacacacacacacacacacacacacacacacacacacacacacacacacacacacacacatatatatatatatatatatatatatatatatatatatatatatgtatatatatatataaatgtatatgcataaatgtatgtatttacatatatatacactcacatatatatatgtatatatatatatatatacatatatgtatatatatatatatatacatatatgtatatatatatatacatatatgtatatatatatatatatatatatatatatatatatacactcacatatatatatgtatatatatatatatatacatatatatatttatatatatatacacacatgtgtacacacacacacacacacacacacacacacacacacacacacacacacacacacacacatatatatatatatatatatatatatatatatacatatatatacatatatatatatatatatgaatatatttatatacatatacacactcatttatatatatatgaaaatatatgtaaatatatgtaaatatatgtaaatatatgtaaatatatgtaaatatatgtaaatatatgtaaatatatgtaaatatatgtaaatatatgtaaatatatgtaaatatatgtaaatatatgtaaatatatgtaaatatatgtaaatatatgtaaatatatgtaaatatatgtaaatatatgtaaatatatgtaaatatatgtaaatatatgtaaatatatgtaaatatatgtaaatatatgtaaatatatgtatatacaagtatgtatatgtatatataagtatatatgtgtatgtatatcacacaattatgtatattaagatcgatagatagttttCCGAGTAAAAAAGGAGAGCGCTGCCCCGCACTCCTCGAACCATCAAACGATCGGTGACTTCACTGCGCGCCCATATAAGCAGCGGCGATCCTCTTCAGCTCACACTCAGCTCCGAGATGGATCGCGCTTCCCTTAAGCTGCAGATCGAAGGCGCAGTCCAGCGACCGCTTCCCCGAGGGATGAAGGATTCCTCTCCCTTCAGCGCGAGAGGGTTTCTGCGCCGCAAACGTCGCTTGATGGCTGAGAGCGACGCTGACGAGACGAGTTCGAAGCGCTTCAAAGTTTGTGAGAGCGAACGGCCGCTTGATTGCGCCGGGAAGTCATCGAAAGGCTCCCAAACTTGGTCTGCGGCCATTCCTCGACTCCCGACCGCCAGCCGTTCCTTCCCGGTGCCCTGGGGCGTCGTCCGGCGGTCCTCCTCATCGTCTTCGACCCAGACCGTCAGCAGTCCAAGGTTAAGTTCTATTGATGATCTATGTGATATTCCTGACGCCGATGACTTTGACATCTTGTTCGACGAAGTATTTGCGTCCGACGACGAGTGCATGCAAGGCATCATGGCGGCTCTGCATTATCTGTCCGATCGGAAAATGGACGATGCCATGCCATCTACCGACGCTGCAGAGAATAGTGTGTCCGGCGCAGAGGGTGCCATCGTGTGCTCTGTCTCCGATGGCCGGCGAGACGTGGCCACGAGCACCTCCAACGTCTCCCTGAGGGCGACCCGCTTGCCTCCGCCCCGCCGAAGAGCCTGGAGGGAAGCAAGTCGAGGTTGGCGCTCGAACAGAAGCACTTGCAGCTCTTCAACCCAGACTGATTTCAGCTCGTTTTCATAAGGACATATAAAATAAATTTCCCGTTTAATAGTGGCTGTTCTTTTAACATTATTTGTTCggatattttctcattttcttttcatattgtaTATAGAAACGGATTATATGGAAAGTAACATAATGGAACGCAATTACACCATCATAtttatgaaattatgaaaatatacacccgcatatatcaatatttttctcaGGTATCCAATGTAGATAGTACAATCTGGGTTCATATCTTCATCCACTTTATCTGATATTGGAAGTGGATTTATAGAATCTGGTGTGTACACTTTACATCCTCACACTACTTGGTATTTGGTACTCAAATATACTTATAAAAGGAGTGATTCTTTGTGTAAATGGTTTATAGGACTATTCTTTATGTATAAATGGTTTATAGGACTATTCTTTATGTATAAATGGTTTATAGGACTATTCTTTATGTATAAATGGTTTATAGGACTATTCTTTATGTATAAATGGTTTATAGGACTATTCTTTATGTATAAATGGTTTATAGGACTACATTTAACATCACCTGTAAGGTGCCTAATCACCACTCCACTAAGGTTCATTACCTCTAAAAGGTTTGCATTTCTCCAAAGACAAACTTAATTTTCAGAGATATGTAGCCGATGTCCCTAAATTCtgaaatgggaaagaggaggaagaccgggggggggggggagaggagggcaatgCTATTTGAAAACCGATACGGAGAgaaaagtagtaaaagtagtaacgACGCACCTCATTATAATTTGAATGATTTCAATACCTTGATAATTTCGGTGACCTGAGTGTGATTATATGATGATGTGTCAGTCAGTCAAGAGGTGGCAGGCTGACGGTTTCACTGACCTGACGCAATATTTAAGATAATAGGACCGAGGAACTTATTGCAGCAGAATTCTTGATTAGTTAAATATTTACTAATGCcatgttatatacacacagacgcatatatatatatatatatatatatatatatatatatatatatatatatatatatatatatatatat from the Penaeus vannamei isolate JL-2024 chromosome 1, ASM4276789v1, whole genome shotgun sequence genome contains:
- the LOC138864189 gene encoding uncharacterized protein — protein: MDRASLKLQIEGAVQRPLPRGMKDSSPFSARGFLRRKRRLMAESDADETSSKRFKVCESERPLDCAGKSSKGSQTWSAAIPRLPTASRSFPVPWGVVRRSSSSSSTQTVSSPRLSSIDDLCDIPDADDFDILFDEVFASDDECMQGIMAALHYLSDRKMDDAMPSTDAAENSVSGAEGAIVCSVSDGRRDVATSTSNVSLRATRLPPPRRRAWREASRGWRSNRSTCSSSTQTDFSSFS